Proteins found in one Takifugu flavidus isolate HTHZ2018 chromosome 7, ASM371156v2, whole genome shotgun sequence genomic segment:
- the tmem45a gene encoding transmembrane protein 45A encodes MGSFKGHALPGSFFLVAGLWWTGKHSLWHVTRRNKNLGSGRVASRASQRRLELIESSIVVFFSFVGILAEQFADGPRLQLYNAAEKHWEDVMNWQHSTMYLFFGLAGIVSLIVHTTDVAPLALDRLMLAVAFFNEGFLFLYHLHGRTMLDVHVHQLLLYAVFGSAAVAFLEVFHRGNILMEMLRCTLTMLQGSWFWQIGFVLYPPHGPEWDLKDHNNMMFITMCYSWHLAFALLAVSMVYCTVSCVVRSRLKRTPPMEMGLLKPREREPESEDEIL; translated from the exons ATGGGAAGCTTCAAGGGCCATGCACTCCCTGGAAGCTTCTTCCTGGTGGCCGGACTCTGGTGGACCGGAAAGCATTCGCTCTGGCACGTTACCCGCAGGAACAAGAATCTGGGCTCCGGTCGAGTGGCCAGTAGAGCCTCGCAACGCCGGCTGGAGCTCATCGAGAGCTCCATCGTagtctttttctcttttgtgg GGATTTTGGCCGAGCAGTTTGCTGACGGGCCAAGACTCCAGTTGTACAACGCCGCAGAGAAGCACTGGGAAGATGTAATGAACTGGCAACACTCCACCATGTACCTCTTCTTTGGCCTGGCGGGGATCGTCTCTCTGATCGTTCACACCACAGATGTTGCGCCCCTGGCCCTGGATAGGCTGATGCTGGCTGTGGCTTTCTTCAATGAAG GATTTCTTTTCCTCTACCACCTCCATGGCAGGACAATGCTGGACGTCCATGTGCATCAGCTACTTCTCTACGCCGTCTTTGGAAGTGCAGCTGTTGCCTTCCTGGAGGTCTTCCACAGAGGCAACATCCTCATGGAGATGCTGCGCTGCACACTCACCATGTTGCAAGGAAGCTGGTTCTGGCAG ATCGGTTTTGTGCTGTATCCTCCTCATGGTCCAGAGTGGGACCTAAAGGATCATAACAACATGATGTTCATCACAATGTGCTACTCGTGGCACCTCGCCTTCGCCTTGCTTGCTGTGAGCATGGTTTATTGCACCGTCAGCTG TGTGGTTCGCTCCAGGCTGAAGAGGACTCCTCCAATGGAAATGGGACTTCTGaagcccagagagagagagcccgaGTCAGAAGATGAGATTTTATGA
- the sft2d2a gene encoding SFT2 domain containing 2a yields MDKLKTVLSGEERGRDDRTVLETVNEATTLGWGTRVKGFIGCFVVGVGCTILGVGVLFLPRIGLTLFIVFYTFGNVCALSSTMFLMGPVKQLKRMCDKTRALATTIMITCLVLTLCAAFWWKNFGLALLFCILQVLSFTWYSLSYIPFVREAILKLVAVILK; encoded by the exons ATGGATAAGTTAAAAACGGTACTAAGTGGCGAAGAGCGAGGCAGAGATGACCGAACCGTTCTGGAG ACTGTCAACGAAGCAACCACATTAGGATGGGGCACACGTGTGAAGGGATTTATCGGCTGCTTCGTGGTGGGGGTCGGCTGCACAATTTTG GGTGTTGGCGTGCTCTTCCTCCCCAGGATTGGCCTGACTCTCTTCATCGTGTTTTACACTTTTGGAAACGTCTGTGCTCTGTccag CACCATGTTTCTGATGGGTCCTGTGAAGCAGTTGAAACGAATGTGTGACAAAACAAGAGCACTGGCCACTACAATTATGATT ACGTGCCTGGTATTGACCCTTTGTGCTGCCTTTTGG TGGAAGAACTTCGGGCTTGCTTTGTTATTTTGTATCTTGCAAGTCTTGTCATTTACCTG GTACAGTCTTTCATACATCCCATTTGTCAG GGAGGCCATCCTCAAGTTGGTGGCAGTTATCTTGAAATGA